The following proteins come from a genomic window of Pyxidicoccus sp. MSG2:
- a CDS encoding amidohydrolase family protein, producing the protein MEGRLLLKNCAVFRADGRVRNGMAVVVEGNTIHRVAPDAQVPVLPGDWEVACRGRLVAPGLVDCHSHLVNGQLLPPTGPFLLLSPAERLERMLRVARLLTDEDVEALTRFAAARALRDGVTLVVEHLSCQDVAGGLAAQARAAEALGLRLVTSHSTHSLEGAPQAEAWLQANADFVRERREHPLVRGALGFHASYTCDHALLTRVARLSRELDAPTVFHLAESEDDLTITYARHNQRVVPRLDALGLLNARAIAAYARTLDSAEAVRLQNSGAFVALAPRGVRTLERGGDPMEAVLSRMHLVGLGTGGHGSLQEELLAALVGVLRIARAGRLPDVDGSLAHLLINGPAELCTRLFGLPSGNVEEGSIADLVVYDSVPPADPETGYSPHLLGQMSRAPVAWTVVDGRVRVREGQLLGLDFVELASAATDALHRVWTRARLGS; encoded by the coding sequence ATGGAAGGCCGCCTGCTGCTGAAGAACTGCGCCGTGTTCCGCGCGGATGGTCGCGTCCGCAACGGCATGGCCGTGGTGGTGGAAGGAAACACCATCCACCGCGTGGCTCCGGACGCCCAGGTGCCCGTGCTGCCCGGCGACTGGGAGGTGGCGTGCCGGGGACGGCTCGTCGCGCCCGGGCTGGTGGACTGCCACTCGCATCTCGTCAATGGCCAGTTGTTGCCGCCCACCGGGCCCTTCCTGCTGCTGTCGCCCGCCGAGCGGCTGGAGCGGATGCTGCGGGTGGCGCGGCTGCTGACGGACGAGGACGTGGAGGCGCTCACCCGCTTCGCCGCGGCCCGCGCGCTGCGCGACGGCGTCACGCTGGTGGTGGAGCACCTGTCCTGCCAGGACGTGGCCGGAGGGCTCGCCGCCCAGGCCCGCGCGGCGGAGGCACTGGGCCTGCGGCTGGTGACGAGCCACTCCACCCACAGCCTGGAGGGCGCCCCGCAGGCGGAGGCCTGGCTCCAGGCCAACGCGGACTTCGTGCGCGAGCGCCGGGAGCATCCGCTGGTGCGCGGGGCGCTCGGCTTCCATGCCTCGTACACGTGCGACCACGCGCTGCTCACCCGTGTGGCCCGGCTGAGCCGCGAGCTGGACGCGCCCACCGTCTTCCACCTCGCGGAGAGCGAGGACGACCTCACCATCACCTACGCCCGGCACAACCAGCGCGTGGTGCCCCGGCTGGACGCGCTGGGGCTGCTCAACGCGCGCGCCATCGCCGCCTACGCGCGCACCCTGGACAGCGCCGAGGCCGTGCGCCTGCAGAACAGCGGCGCCTTCGTGGCGCTCGCGCCCCGTGGCGTGCGCACGCTGGAGCGTGGCGGGGACCCGATGGAGGCGGTGCTGTCTCGCATGCACCTGGTGGGGCTGGGCACCGGCGGCCATGGCTCGCTCCAGGAGGAATTGCTGGCCGCGCTCGTGGGCGTGCTGCGCATCGCCCGCGCCGGGCGCCTGCCGGACGTGGACGGCTCCCTGGCCCACCTGCTCATCAACGGCCCGGCGGAGCTGTGCACGCGGCTGTTCGGGCTGCCGTCGGGCAACGTGGAGGAGGGGAGCATCGCGGACCTCGTCGTCTACGACTCCGTGCCCCCGGCGGACCCGGAGACGGGCTACTCGCCGCACCTGCTCGGGCAGATGTCGCGCGCGCCGGTGGCGTGGACGGTGGTGGACGGCCGCGTCCGCGTGCGCGAGGGCCAGTTGCTGGGCCTCGACTTCGTGGAGCTGGCCAGCGCCGCGACGGATGCGCTCCACCGGGTGTGGACGCGCGCACGGCTGGGCAGCTGA
- a CDS encoding class I SAM-dependent rRNA methyltransferase translates to MGAVPSSLVDTLRAARDRRGPLLSDARTTAFRVLHGEADGVPEVTADVFGGGLYVISLYRDFTPAEEEALLDAAVAAWAPRSVYLKRRPREARVLANVAKESLAPEVPARGEPVESLTALENGLSFLIRPAQGLSVGLYLDMRDTRAWLQERARGLSVLNLFAYTCAFGVVASASGAKRALNIDASRRVLEWGEENARLNGQPVDRYDYVAGDVFDWLKRLAKKGEAFDVVISDPPSFSTTRTARFSAARDYARLADAAARVVAPGGRLVACCNHAGLPARRFETMVAEGVALAGRKGKAVGSLGPSALDFPSLPGEEPALKVHVVEVR, encoded by the coding sequence ATGGGCGCCGTGCCTTCCTCGCTGGTGGACACCCTGCGCGCCGCGCGTGACAGGCGGGGGCCGCTGCTGTCCGACGCGCGCACCACCGCCTTCCGCGTGCTCCATGGCGAGGCGGACGGCGTCCCCGAGGTGACGGCGGATGTCTTTGGCGGGGGGCTGTATGTCATCAGCCTCTACAGGGACTTCACGCCCGCCGAGGAGGAGGCGCTGCTCGACGCGGCGGTGGCCGCCTGGGCGCCGAGGAGCGTCTACCTCAAGCGCCGTCCCCGCGAGGCGCGCGTGCTGGCCAACGTGGCGAAGGAGTCGCTCGCGCCGGAAGTCCCCGCCCGGGGCGAGCCGGTGGAGTCCCTCACCGCGCTGGAGAATGGCCTGTCGTTCCTCATCCGCCCCGCGCAGGGGCTGTCGGTGGGGCTGTACCTGGACATGCGTGACACCCGCGCGTGGCTCCAGGAGCGGGCGCGCGGCCTCTCCGTGCTCAACCTCTTCGCGTACACGTGCGCCTTCGGCGTGGTGGCCTCCGCGAGCGGCGCGAAGCGGGCGCTCAACATCGACGCCAGCCGCCGCGTGCTGGAGTGGGGCGAGGAGAACGCGCGCCTCAACGGCCAGCCCGTGGACCGCTACGACTACGTGGCCGGGGACGTGTTCGACTGGCTCAAGCGCCTGGCGAAGAAGGGGGAGGCGTTCGACGTCGTCATTTCGGATCCCCCGTCCTTCTCCACCACCCGCACCGCGCGCTTCTCCGCCGCGCGCGACTACGCCCGGCTGGCGGACGCCGCCGCGCGCGTGGTGGCGCCCGGAGGCCGGCTGGTCGCCTGCTGCAACCACGCGGGCCTGCCCGCGCGCCGCTTCGAGACGATGGTGGCGGAGGGCGTGGCGCTCGCGGGACGGAAGGGGAAGGCGGTGGGCTCGCTCGGCCCCTCCGCGCTCGACTTCCCTTCCTTGCCCGGCGAGGAGCCAGCCCTGAAGGTCCACGTGGTGGAAGTTCGTTAG
- a CDS encoding serine/threonine protein kinase yields the protein MAPVAQQQRDTARFGRYRLIDRIAVGGMAEIFLAHQKHDDGHESPVVIKRIRPHLSKHAAFVKMFLNEARLASQLNHPNVVQIHDLGKIAESYFIAMEYVAGRDMRRVVPKAEALGIPFPLVYAVKIASQVCAGLHHAHTKVDLYGNPLNIVHRDVSPENVVVAFDGSVKILDFGIAKAANQVEQTRTGEIKGKLSYMSPEQCLGKPLDCRSDIFSLGVVLYEWLTGFKLFTGESEVAVMRSITEGKIYTPSYFREDLPERLELILMKALERDRDKRYQTAAQMQKDLDAFLDAYEFTPTPLHLSNFLKQLFEEELQEEQRRMQVRAAQAPTSEEALELSDVVAALDTVKGAPAPEPVSPEGASDDHTEPRMLAVPLSPAAYEALEAVARRNDVPVGRLVSELLESWLKYR from the coding sequence ATGGCTCCCGTGGCCCAGCAGCAGCGCGACACCGCCCGCTTCGGCAGGTACCGGCTCATCGACCGCATTGCCGTGGGTGGCATGGCGGAGATCTTCCTCGCGCACCAGAAGCATGACGACGGCCACGAGTCGCCCGTCGTCATCAAGCGCATCCGCCCGCACCTGTCCAAGCACGCGGCCTTCGTGAAGATGTTCCTCAACGAGGCCCGGCTCGCCTCGCAGCTCAACCACCCCAACGTCGTCCAGATTCACGACCTGGGGAAGATTGCGGAGAGCTACTTCATCGCCATGGAGTACGTGGCCGGGCGCGACATGCGCCGGGTGGTGCCCAAGGCGGAGGCGCTCGGGATTCCCTTCCCGCTGGTGTACGCGGTGAAGATTGCCTCGCAGGTGTGCGCGGGGCTTCACCATGCGCACACGAAGGTGGACCTGTACGGCAACCCGCTCAACATCGTCCACCGGGACGTGTCGCCGGAGAATGTCGTCGTCGCGTTCGACGGCTCGGTGAAGATTCTCGACTTCGGCATCGCCAAGGCCGCCAACCAGGTGGAGCAGACGCGCACCGGCGAAATCAAGGGCAAGCTCAGCTACATGAGCCCGGAGCAGTGCCTGGGCAAGCCGCTGGACTGCCGCAGCGACATCTTCTCCCTGGGCGTCGTCCTCTACGAGTGGCTCACCGGCTTCAAGCTCTTCACCGGTGAGTCCGAGGTGGCGGTGATGCGCAGCATCACCGAGGGAAAAATCTATACGCCCTCGTACTTCCGGGAGGACCTGCCCGAGCGGCTGGAGCTCATCCTGATGAAGGCGCTGGAGCGCGACAGGGACAAGCGCTACCAGACGGCCGCGCAGATGCAGAAGGACCTGGACGCCTTCCTGGACGCGTACGAGTTCACCCCCACGCCGCTGCACCTGTCCAACTTCCTCAAGCAGCTTTTCGAGGAGGAGCTGCAGGAGGAGCAGCGGCGCATGCAGGTGCGTGCGGCGCAGGCGCCCACGTCGGAAGAGGCGCTGGAGTTGTCGGACGTGGTGGCCGCGCTCGACACGGTGAAGGGCGCGCCCGCGCCGGAGCCCGTCTCCCCGGAGGGCGCGAGCGACGACCACACGGAGCCGCGCATGCTGGCCGTGCCGCTCAGCCCCGCCGCGTACGAGGCGCTGGAGGCGGTGGCCCGCCGCAACGACGTCCCGGTGGGCCGGCTCGTGTCCGAGCTCCTCGAGTCCTGGCTGAAGTACCGCTGA
- the truA gene encoding tRNA pseudouridine(38-40) synthase TruA produces the protein MPRLKLTLEYEGTRYVGWQVQPNGPSVQATLEDGLARLLGERVSVFCAGRTDSGVHATGQVASFDTARVLPMKAYVMGLNGLLPDDLAVVSAVEVPDDFDPRRWSRGKRYRYRLSNRRTRSPMRRATHWEVFAALDVEAMRRAATHLLGRHDYSAFRAADCQAKHAMREIRRLAVEGEAGDAVSFVVEGTAFLKHMVRNLVGTLVEVGKGKRPEAWVAEVLASRNRKRAGPTAPPQGLVLEEVFYGDGPPPRTPGSAADADEDEG, from the coding sequence ATGCCCCGGCTGAAGCTGACGCTCGAGTACGAGGGGACGCGCTACGTGGGCTGGCAGGTGCAGCCCAATGGCCCGTCCGTGCAGGCGACGCTGGAGGACGGGCTGGCCCGGCTGCTGGGCGAGCGGGTGTCCGTGTTCTGCGCGGGGCGCACCGACTCGGGCGTCCACGCCACCGGGCAGGTGGCCAGCTTCGACACCGCGCGGGTGCTGCCGATGAAGGCGTACGTCATGGGCCTCAATGGCCTGCTGCCGGACGACCTCGCGGTGGTGTCCGCGGTGGAGGTGCCGGACGACTTCGACCCGCGCCGCTGGTCCCGGGGCAAGCGCTACCGGTACCGGCTGAGCAACCGCCGCACGCGCTCGCCGATGCGCCGGGCGACACACTGGGAGGTGTTCGCCGCGCTGGACGTGGAGGCCATGCGGCGCGCGGCGACGCACCTGCTGGGCCGGCACGACTACTCCGCCTTCCGGGCGGCGGACTGCCAGGCGAAGCACGCGATGCGCGAGATTCGGCGGCTGGCGGTGGAGGGCGAGGCCGGGGACGCGGTGTCCTTCGTGGTGGAGGGCACGGCCTTCCTCAAGCACATGGTGCGCAATCTGGTGGGGACGCTGGTGGAGGTGGGGAAGGGGAAAAGGCCCGAGGCGTGGGTGGCGGAGGTGCTGGCCTCGCGCAACCGGAAGCGGGCCGGGCCCACGGCGCCGCCGCAGGGGCTGGTGCTGGAGGAGGTCTTCTACGGGGATGGCCCGCCTCCTCGCACGCCGGGTAGCGCGGCGGACGCGGACGAGGACGAGGGCTGA
- a CDS encoding TolC family protein → MVVVLTAFLLAASPETAPLSFAEALALAERAPLPDAAARALESKRAADARMSTLANPQLVVEPGWRRSEAAGGGLDLRVGVAQPFNLSGHGAARAEAARLETEALCAEARALLLARRLSVAEAWLLLWAAEQAHARAAEEVRLAGELRRAVESAAALGAATALDVAEATTYAAEARLAELDAQGQVAERRAAFSRQVGGRGTWPVSAAGPLPEVVLPPESRWPELQASAARLPAVVARRFQARAERARADEVRAARGVQLQLGVAALREYDGAVGGVATVGVTPPVFDRAERERGTLLAGATRLEGEAAADAATAGADLALALHEVEHSHEVAEVLRGTLLPGAEKAASLAELLFRAGDATVLEVVRLRRALVTARIRLGHAQAGEALARVRAHFFVDALREPAS, encoded by the coding sequence ATGGTGGTCGTCCTGACAGCCTTCCTGCTTGCCGCCTCGCCCGAGACGGCGCCCCTGAGCTTCGCGGAGGCGCTCGCGCTGGCGGAGCGCGCGCCCCTGCCCGACGCCGCCGCACGCGCGCTGGAGTCCAAGCGTGCCGCGGATGCGCGCATGTCCACGCTGGCCAACCCGCAGCTCGTCGTGGAGCCCGGCTGGCGGCGCTCGGAGGCCGCTGGCGGTGGACTGGACCTGCGCGTCGGCGTGGCGCAGCCCTTCAACCTCTCCGGCCACGGGGCCGCGCGCGCGGAGGCCGCGCGGCTGGAGACAGAAGCCCTCTGCGCGGAGGCCCGCGCGCTCCTGCTGGCCCGGCGGCTGTCGGTGGCCGAGGCCTGGCTCCTGCTGTGGGCCGCCGAGCAGGCCCATGCGCGGGCCGCCGAGGAGGTCCGGCTCGCGGGTGAGCTGCGACGGGCGGTGGAGTCCGCCGCGGCGCTCGGCGCGGCCACCGCGCTGGACGTGGCGGAGGCCACCACCTACGCGGCCGAGGCCCGGCTGGCGGAGCTGGACGCGCAGGGCCAGGTGGCCGAGCGTCGCGCCGCCTTCTCCCGTCAGGTGGGGGGCCGTGGGACATGGCCCGTCTCCGCCGCCGGCCCGCTGCCCGAGGTGGTGCTGCCGCCCGAGTCGCGGTGGCCGGAGCTGCAAGCGAGCGCGGCGCGGCTGCCGGCGGTGGTGGCGCGGCGGTTCCAGGCACGCGCAGAGCGCGCCCGGGCCGACGAGGTACGGGCCGCCAGGGGCGTCCAGCTCCAGCTCGGCGTCGCGGCCCTACGCGAGTACGACGGCGCGGTGGGCGGCGTGGCCACCGTGGGCGTGACGCCGCCTGTGTTCGACCGCGCCGAGCGCGAGCGCGGCACCCTGCTGGCCGGCGCCACGCGGCTGGAGGGTGAGGCCGCCGCCGACGCCGCCACCGCCGGGGCGGACCTGGCGCTCGCCCTCCACGAGGTGGAGCACTCGCACGAGGTGGCAGAGGTGCTTCGCGGCACGCTGCTGCCCGGCGCCGAGAAGGCCGCGAGCCTGGCGGAGCTGCTCTTCCGCGCGGGTGACGCCACCGTCCTCGAGGTGGTCCGCCTGCGCCGCGCGCTCGTCACCGCCCGCATCCGCCTGGGCCATGCGCAGGCCGGGGAGGCCCTGGCGCGCGTGCGGGCCCACTTCTTCGTCGACGCGCTCCGCGAGCCTGCTTCGTGA
- a CDS encoding efflux RND transporter periplasmic adaptor subunit has protein sequence MRFVLLPILLLLGVAPGCSTPLEAGADSARPAAPRPSSASSWVRPRPARGVPLAEAPARVLPAPGGTAVVGVPLRATVARIAIRPGQRVKQGEVLLEVRMPEAVEAAGRFLAASLRRDAYSKRREQLLALQAQGMARLAELSEAETQVAEAQAAAQAALALLAVAGLGAGDAAALARGGAVPLRSPVAGVVTEVSGELGETRESGGVPWVRVAGEGEALLEARFTRGLPAEARFELALPGEAPLPLREVGRSPAVDARDGTTAAWFAPEPSRVLPAGLTGTVRVRADSLPGVWVVPSRALLLEAGRAELLVREAEGFRRQPVEVVVTSGADALVRGAGEADAVAADAEALLAAASVAPGEEETR, from the coding sequence ATGAGATTCGTCTTGCTGCCCATCCTCCTGCTGCTGGGGGTGGCTCCTGGCTGCTCCACGCCACTGGAAGCCGGGGCCGACTCCGCACGGCCCGCGGCGCCGCGGCCGAGCTCCGCCTCTTCCTGGGTGCGTCCCCGTCCCGCGCGGGGAGTGCCGCTGGCGGAGGCGCCCGCCCGCGTGCTGCCGGCGCCCGGGGGCACGGCCGTCGTGGGCGTCCCCCTGCGCGCCACCGTGGCCCGCATCGCCATCCGCCCGGGCCAGCGGGTGAAGCAGGGCGAGGTGCTGTTGGAGGTCCGCATGCCGGAAGCCGTGGAGGCCGCGGGCCGCTTCCTGGCCGCGTCCCTGCGGCGCGACGCGTACTCGAAGCGGCGCGAGCAGCTCCTGGCGCTCCAGGCACAGGGCATGGCCCGGCTGGCGGAGCTGTCCGAAGCGGAGACGCAGGTCGCCGAGGCCCAGGCGGCCGCGCAGGCCGCGCTGGCGCTGCTCGCGGTGGCGGGGCTGGGCGCGGGGGACGCGGCCGCCCTGGCGCGCGGCGGCGCCGTGCCGCTGCGAAGCCCCGTGGCGGGCGTCGTCACCGAGGTGTCCGGGGAGCTGGGCGAGACGCGCGAGAGCGGTGGCGTGCCGTGGGTGCGGGTGGCGGGCGAGGGCGAGGCCCTGCTCGAGGCCCGCTTCACCCGAGGCCTTCCCGCGGAGGCCCGCTTCGAGCTGGCCCTTCCGGGCGAGGCGCCGCTGCCTCTGCGCGAGGTGGGCCGCTCGCCCGCCGTGGACGCCCGGGACGGCACCACCGCGGCCTGGTTCGCTCCCGAGCCCTCGCGCGTCCTGCCCGCGGGCCTCACCGGCACGGTGCGCGTGCGCGCGGACAGCCTGCCGGGCGTCTGGGTGGTGCCGTCGCGGGCGCTGCTGCTGGAGGCGGGGCGGGCCGAGTTGCTGGTGCGCGAGGCGGAGGGCTTCCGCCGCCAGCCGGTGGAGGTGGTGGTGACTTCCGGCGCGGACGCGCTGGTGCGGGGGGCCGGTGAGGCGGACGCGGTGGCCGCGGACGCGGAGGCCCTGCTCGCGGCCGCGAGCGTCGCCCCAGGCGAGGAGGAGACACGGTGA
- a CDS encoding efflux RND transporter permease subunit: MIARLVEASVRHRGLVLSLTVVLALVAGAVAFRLELDALPDITTNQVLVLTRAPGLTPEEVERLVSRPIEAALSGIPGLVEHRSLSRYGISSVTAVFEDGVDPYRARQGVQERLTGLASRLPPGVEAPELGPLTGGLGEVFHFTLGSPERTPAELRELAELRVAPLLRGVPGVVEVNSWGGQQRTLEVRADPVKLAARGLTLADVREALEGASGAVPGASLAAGDRQVLVRAVARPPGATELGGAVVRTPGGGHVRVADLADVGPGALPRIGTATANGRGETVYVMVQMLRGANALEVVEALHARMADVEAVLPADVRVDLVYDRGVLVRGTLRTVAKNLAEGGLLVVLVLLALLGRFRAGLLVASVIPLSMLGASVGMVLLGIPGNLMSLGAIDFGLLVDGAVVMVEGVFHHVGHARQPVPEDAWRRRLGEVMASMSRPVFFSVLIIMLVYVPVLSLTGADGKMFRPMALTVMLALATSLLLALTFIPAAASWVLRPRDIPEREPWLVRAVERAYRPLLERALRHPARVAGGAGALLVLGLVLYMRAGIEFVPQLNEGDLVVQTTRAGDLRLEAAAREAGRLEAALLGRVPEVVRVVSRVGSPAVATDIMGLEQADVFVTLTPREHWRPGLTPEALVEDLRRALDAHAPGGEPSFTQPIQMRFNELLGGSVTDVAVSLYGEDLGTLRGLAETVASRVEGEPGAVDVRVLAPPEVSLLEVEPRPLDAARAGFSVRQVLEAVQAVRTGLEVGATYDGAVRVPIVLRLGADAEAFSLEDLALPTASGGLVPLSRVADVRLTAAPSLVSRQDGQRRLVVGFNVRGADLGTVVAGARARVEQGLRLPDGYRLVWGGQYETLTAAARRLSLVLPAVGGLIVTVLVVAFGRLRPALIIFTHVPFACVGGVLALSLRGMPVSISAAIGFIALSGIAVLNGVVWVSRLLQHEAAGMWVPEAVRLTARERLRPVLMTALVAALGFVPMMLARGVGAEVQRPLATVVVGGLVTSTLLTLGVLPSLYPWLSRRRVRSALRLAAPEVST; encoded by the coding sequence GTGATTGCCCGGCTCGTGGAGGCCAGTGTCCGGCACCGCGGCCTGGTGCTGTCGCTGACGGTGGTGCTCGCGCTGGTGGCGGGCGCGGTGGCATTCCGGCTGGAGCTGGACGCGCTGCCGGACATCACCACCAACCAGGTGCTCGTCCTCACGCGCGCCCCCGGGCTGACGCCCGAGGAGGTGGAGCGGCTCGTCTCGCGTCCCATCGAAGCGGCACTCAGCGGCATCCCCGGGCTCGTCGAGCACCGGAGCCTGTCGCGCTATGGCATCTCCTCCGTCACCGCCGTCTTCGAGGACGGGGTGGACCCGTACCGCGCGCGCCAGGGCGTGCAGGAGCGGCTCACCGGGCTGGCGTCCCGCCTGCCGCCGGGGGTGGAGGCGCCGGAGCTGGGGCCGCTCACCGGTGGCCTGGGCGAGGTCTTCCACTTCACGCTGGGCTCGCCGGAGCGCACGCCCGCTGAGCTGCGCGAGCTGGCGGAGCTGCGCGTGGCTCCGCTGCTGCGCGGCGTGCCGGGCGTGGTGGAGGTGAACAGCTGGGGCGGGCAGCAGCGCACGCTGGAGGTGCGGGCGGACCCGGTGAAGCTGGCCGCGCGCGGGCTGACGCTCGCGGACGTGCGCGAGGCGCTGGAGGGCGCGTCGGGCGCGGTGCCGGGGGCGAGCCTCGCGGCGGGAGACCGGCAGGTGCTGGTGCGCGCGGTGGCCCGGCCTCCAGGAGCCACCGAGCTGGGCGGCGCGGTGGTGCGCACGCCGGGCGGCGGCCACGTGCGGGTGGCGGACCTGGCGGACGTGGGGCCGGGCGCGCTGCCCCGCATCGGCACCGCCACCGCCAACGGCCGGGGTGAGACTGTCTACGTCATGGTGCAGATGCTCCGCGGCGCCAATGCGCTGGAGGTGGTGGAGGCCCTGCACGCGCGCATGGCGGACGTGGAGGCGGTGCTGCCCGCGGACGTCCGGGTGGACCTCGTCTATGACCGGGGCGTGCTGGTGCGCGGCACCCTGCGCACGGTGGCGAAGAACCTGGCCGAGGGCGGCCTGCTGGTGGTGCTGGTGCTGCTGGCCCTGCTGGGCCGCTTCCGGGCGGGGCTGCTGGTGGCCTCGGTGATTCCGCTGTCCATGCTGGGCGCGTCCGTGGGCATGGTGCTGCTGGGCATCCCCGGCAACCTGATGAGCCTGGGCGCCATCGACTTCGGCCTCCTGGTGGACGGCGCGGTGGTGATGGTGGAAGGCGTGTTCCACCACGTGGGGCACGCCCGGCAGCCCGTCCCGGAAGACGCGTGGCGGCGACGGCTGGGCGAGGTGATGGCGTCGATGTCCCGGCCCGTCTTCTTCTCCGTGCTCATCATCATGCTCGTCTACGTGCCGGTGCTGTCGCTCACCGGCGCGGACGGGAAGATGTTCCGGCCCATGGCGCTCACGGTGATGCTGGCGCTGGCCACCTCGCTGCTGCTGGCGCTCACCTTCATCCCCGCGGCGGCGAGCTGGGTGCTGCGGCCCCGGGACATCCCGGAGCGCGAGCCCTGGTTGGTGCGCGCGGTGGAGCGCGCCTACCGCCCGCTGCTGGAGCGGGCCCTGCGGCACCCGGCTCGGGTGGCCGGTGGCGCGGGGGCGCTGCTCGTCCTGGGCCTCGTCCTCTACATGCGGGCGGGCATCGAGTTCGTCCCCCAGCTGAACGAGGGAGACCTGGTGGTGCAGACGACGCGCGCGGGCGACCTCCGGCTGGAGGCGGCGGCGCGCGAGGCGGGACGGCTGGAGGCGGCGCTGCTGGGGCGCGTGCCGGAGGTGGTGCGGGTGGTGTCTCGCGTGGGCAGCCCCGCGGTGGCCACGGACATCATGGGCCTGGAGCAGGCGGACGTCTTCGTCACCCTGACGCCGCGCGAGCACTGGCGCCCGGGCCTGACGCCGGAGGCGCTGGTGGAAGACTTGCGGCGCGCGCTGGACGCTCACGCCCCCGGCGGCGAGCCCTCCTTCACCCAGCCCATCCAGATGCGCTTCAACGAGCTGCTGGGCGGCTCCGTCACCGACGTGGCGGTGAGTCTCTACGGAGAGGACCTGGGCACGCTGCGTGGACTGGCCGAGACGGTGGCGTCGCGGGTGGAGGGCGAGCCGGGCGCGGTGGACGTGCGCGTGCTCGCGCCGCCGGAGGTGTCGCTGCTGGAGGTGGAGCCCCGGCCGCTGGACGCGGCGCGCGCGGGCTTCTCCGTGCGGCAGGTGCTGGAGGCGGTGCAGGCGGTGCGCACCGGGCTGGAGGTGGGCGCCACCTACGACGGCGCGGTGCGGGTGCCCATCGTCCTCCGGCTCGGCGCGGACGCGGAGGCCTTCTCGCTGGAGGACCTGGCGCTGCCCACCGCCTCGGGCGGGCTGGTGCCGCTGTCACGCGTGGCGGACGTGCGCCTGACGGCGGCGCCCAGCCTGGTGAGCCGCCAGGACGGGCAGCGCCGGCTGGTGGTGGGCTTCAACGTGCGGGGCGCGGACCTGGGGACGGTGGTGGCCGGTGCGCGGGCGAGGGTGGAGCAAGGGCTGCGGCTGCCGGACGGCTACCGGCTCGTCTGGGGTGGCCAGTACGAGACCTTGACGGCGGCGGCGCGGCGGCTTTCGCTGGTGCTTCCCGCGGTGGGGGGCCTCATCGTGACGGTGCTCGTCGTGGCGTTCGGGCGGCTCCGGCCCGCCCTCATCATCTTCACCCACGTGCCCTTCGCGTGCGTGGGCGGCGTGCTCGCGCTGTCGCTGCGCGGCATGCCGGTGTCCATCTCCGCGGCCATCGGCTTCATCGCCCTGTCCGGCATCGCCGTGCTCAACGGCGTGGTGTGGGTGTCGCGGCTCCTGCAGCATGAGGCGGCGGGGATGTGGGTGCCGGAGGCGGTGCGGCTCACCGCCCGCGAGCGGCTCCGCCCGGTGCTGATGACGGCGCTGGTGGCGGCCCTGGGCTTCGTGCCCATGATGCTGGCGCGGGGCGTGGGGGCGGAGGTGCAGCGGCCCCTCGCCACGGTGGTGGTGGGCGGGTTGGTGACGTCCACGCTGCTCACCCTGGGCGTGCTGCCCTCGCTCTACCCCTGGCTGTCGCGGCGCCGGGTCCGGAGCGCGCTGCGGCTCGCCGCGCCGGAGGTCTCGACGTGA
- a CDS encoding response regulator transcription factor gives MKLLLVEDEERMARLLSRGLSEAGHHVDVCERGEDALQQAMDVAYDIVLLDWNLPDLDGLAVLRRWRERGLRTPVMLLTARGTVGEKVTGLRAGADDYLAKPFAFEELLARLEALHRRGDAGTPLWQVGPLVLDSRRRVLRHGDQEQPLTGREFALFLELGGHVGEVRARSELLASVWGDTFDGPPNIVDVYVGYLRGKLERLGASGAVSIQVVRGVGFRLVVGGGK, from the coding sequence GTGAAGCTGCTGCTGGTGGAGGACGAGGAGCGCATGGCCCGGCTGCTGAGCCGCGGGCTGTCCGAGGCCGGCCACCACGTGGACGTGTGCGAGCGGGGCGAGGACGCGCTCCAGCAAGCGATGGACGTGGCGTACGACATCGTGCTGCTGGACTGGAACCTGCCGGACCTGGACGGGCTTGCGGTGTTGCGACGGTGGCGCGAGCGCGGGCTGCGCACGCCGGTGATGCTGCTCACCGCGCGCGGCACAGTGGGCGAGAAGGTGACGGGCCTGCGCGCTGGAGCGGACGACTACCTGGCCAAGCCCTTCGCCTTCGAGGAGCTGCTGGCCCGGCTGGAGGCGTTGCACCGCCGGGGGGACGCGGGCACGCCGCTGTGGCAGGTGGGGCCGCTGGTGCTGGACTCGCGCCGGCGGGTGCTGCGGCACGGCGACCAGGAGCAGCCGCTCACCGGGCGTGAGTTCGCGCTCTTCCTGGAGCTGGGTGGGCACGTGGGCGAGGTGCGGGCCCGCTCGGAGTTGCTGGCGAGCGTGTGGGGCGACACCTTCGACGGGCCGCCCAACATCGTGGACGTGTACGTGGGCTACCTGCGCGGAAAGCTGGAGCGGCTGGGGGCCTCGGGGGCGGTGTCCATCCAGGTGGTGCGCGGGGTGGGCTTCCGGCTGGTGGTGGGAGGCGGGAAGTGA